The following are from one region of the Paraglaciecola sp. L1A13 genome:
- a CDS encoding HNH endonuclease family protein, translated as MKTKTILTSSVLAVLLSLNACGQADISAQTSPMVKQSSSGICHDKTSSSYHRTKKFVAFDTVAACINRGGRLPKSKTNSIDKATKEAIEENRSFVELYDRSDWPHWLDSDKDCQNTRHELLIQTSTKPVSFKSEKLCNVLLGQWYDPYSGDTYSVSKELDLDHIVPLKFAHGHGGDKWSRQHKALFANDVENLILVQASLNRQKGAKGLDEWLPPNLPYRCEYIGRFNHVMTKYALAFIPFEQRIVNRMVKACKQRD; from the coding sequence ATGAAAACGAAAACTATTTTGACCAGTTCAGTTCTAGCGGTACTTTTGAGCCTGAACGCATGTGGTCAGGCTGACATTTCAGCGCAAACCTCTCCGATGGTTAAACAGTCATCTTCTGGAATATGCCATGATAAAACGAGTTCATCTTATCATCGCACGAAAAAATTCGTGGCGTTCGATACTGTTGCCGCATGTATAAACAGGGGAGGTCGTTTACCAAAATCAAAAACTAACTCTATAGATAAGGCGACTAAGGAAGCAATCGAAGAAAACAGAAGCTTTGTAGAGCTTTATGATAGAAGCGATTGGCCGCACTGGTTAGACAGCGATAAAGACTGTCAGAATACGAGACATGAATTGCTCATTCAGACATCAACAAAACCTGTCTCTTTTAAATCGGAGAAGCTGTGCAATGTGCTGTTAGGGCAGTGGTATGACCCATACTCAGGTGACACTTATAGTGTGTCCAAAGAGTTAGATCTCGACCACATCGTCCCGCTAAAATTTGCCCATGGTCATGGTGGAGATAAATGGAGTAGACAGCACAAAGCATTATTTGCCAATGATGTCGAAAACCTCATACTCGTTCAGGCGTCTTTAAACCGTCAAAAAGGGGCTAAAGGACTTGATGAGTGGCTCCCACCTAATCTCCCATACCGATGTGAATATATAGGGCGTTTTAACCACGTAATGACTAAGTATGCATTAGCGTTTATCCCATTCGAGCAGCGTATCGTCAACAGAATGGTAAAGGCTTGTAAGCAAAGAGATTAA
- a CDS encoding DUF4113 domain-containing protein, which yields MTLFATSSHHDVEGYFRRSHFHRFTVPTNDICNIVKVIEIAIGQLYKSGVRYYKYGVGLMDLHDEGLFQYDLFSQSNDNTKLMACMDNINARYGRSTVQIAAKGFEQKFAMRRAFLSPQYTTKWSDIPKIIC from the coding sequence ATGACGCTGTTCGCTACTAGCTCACATCATGACGTTGAAGGCTATTTTCGGCGCTCACACTTTCATCGATTTACGGTGCCCACCAACGATATTTGCAACATCGTTAAAGTGATTGAAATAGCCATAGGGCAACTCTATAAGTCAGGGGTCCGCTATTACAAATACGGTGTCGGTTTGATGGATTTACATGACGAAGGGTTGTTTCAATACGACCTATTCAGCCAATCGAATGACAATACCAAGCTTATGGCGTGTATGGATAATATTAATGCCAGGTATGGTCGTTCGACCGTTCAAATAGCCGCAAAAGGCTTCGAGCAAAAGTTTGCTATGCGACGAGCGTTCCTCTCGCCCCAATACACTACCAAGTGGAGCGACATACCCAAGATTATTTGTTAG
- a CDS encoding UDP-N-acetylglucosamine 2-epimerase produces the protein MAKRYLFYISENYAFQILRPMQDEIHKRGDTVAWFVEGSNINREYFKPDEQQLASVQAVIDYEPCAVFIPGNMIPSFIPGLKVCVRHGFIGFKTRVKDGLNYSFIIRDCFDLYCTHGPSMTDTFKQLEAKHQHFKVVETGFCKMDPFFKNSAAAHKTDDRPVVLFSSTFSPRMSQAEALLPTIKRLSQDKKWRWLVTFHPKMAQSTVDAYKAAQHENLTFIETDNAMPLMLEADLMLGDNSSMLVEFLMLNKPVVTVKNEHPKPHLINVTDPTEIESSIEYALTRPVELMSKIEDYAAQTHPYTDGLSSARILDATEDMLANSPHLKKKPFNVIRSLKMRKKLGYWKW, from the coding sequence ATGGCTAAACGTTATTTATTTTACATATCAGAAAACTATGCCTTTCAAATACTGCGCCCCATGCAGGATGAAATTCATAAACGTGGCGATACTGTCGCATGGTTTGTAGAAGGGAGTAACATTAACCGAGAATACTTTAAACCCGATGAACAACAGTTAGCTAGCGTGCAGGCCGTTATAGACTACGAACCTTGCGCGGTATTTATTCCAGGCAATATGATTCCGTCGTTTATACCCGGGCTGAAAGTCTGCGTTCGTCACGGCTTTATTGGTTTTAAAACGCGCGTAAAAGACGGATTAAACTATTCTTTTATTATTCGTGATTGTTTTGATTTGTACTGCACTCATGGCCCGTCTATGACAGATACATTTAAACAACTGGAAGCGAAACATCAACACTTTAAAGTAGTCGAAACCGGTTTTTGTAAGATGGATCCATTTTTCAAAAACTCTGCTGCGGCTCATAAAACGGACGATCGTCCAGTAGTATTATTTTCGTCAACGTTTTCCCCTAGAATGTCTCAGGCGGAAGCATTGCTGCCAACGATTAAACGGTTGTCACAAGATAAAAAGTGGCGCTGGTTGGTCACTTTTCATCCCAAAATGGCACAAAGCACAGTAGACGCCTATAAGGCAGCTCAACATGAAAATTTAACCTTTATTGAAACCGATAATGCGATGCCACTAATGCTTGAGGCAGATTTAATGTTAGGAGATAACTCATCCATGTTGGTTGAGTTTTTGATGTTGAATAAACCTGTGGTCACAGTTAAAAACGAGCACCCCAAGCCACACCTAATTAATGTAACCGACCCAACTGAAATTGAAAGCAGCATAGAATATGCGTTAACTCGCCCAGTAGAGTTGATGTCTAAAATAGAAGACTATGCCGCCCAAACACACCCCTACACTGATGGCCTATCGAGCGCACGTATACTCGACGCCACAGAAGACATGCTAGCCAACTCGCCTCACTTAAAGAAAAAGCCGTTTAATGTGATCCGCAGCTTGAAAATGCGTAAAAAGCTCGGTTACTGGAAATGGTAA
- the gmtX gene encoding gamma-mobile-trio protein GmtX, whose protein sequence is MIEDVYNTLLRETKSARVKQTLKIINQVCEEQLERGSKDFSISTISRVGGKLGVPQAQSIRNKSGQPYKLLIKAWQEAYSPHTVTKSVKGREWVERIKEPTIRYLVYDLLSKNRHLYSELQLVKSVKTLEVDLRQKNSDLHSTEKLLSWTESEIDALSLAIDDSFIDRNRWVKTSRGAIINESGSIIFERGFVSAIQKILDLKFNTI, encoded by the coding sequence ATGATTGAAGACGTTTATAATACATTGCTCCGAGAAACAAAAAGTGCGCGAGTGAAGCAAACTTTGAAAATAATAAACCAAGTATGTGAAGAGCAGTTGGAACGGGGTTCTAAAGACTTTTCCATCTCTACTATATCTCGCGTCGGCGGCAAGTTAGGCGTTCCGCAAGCTCAATCTATTAGGAATAAATCGGGCCAACCCTATAAATTGCTAATTAAAGCTTGGCAAGAGGCTTACTCTCCACATACTGTTACAAAATCTGTGAAAGGTAGGGAGTGGGTAGAGCGTATTAAGGAGCCAACTATTCGATATTTAGTATACGATTTATTATCGAAAAACCGGCACCTGTACTCTGAATTACAACTCGTCAAGTCTGTTAAAACGTTAGAAGTTGACTTAAGACAAAAAAATTCTGATTTACATAGTACCGAAAAATTACTTAGTTGGACGGAAAGCGAAATCGATGCCCTTAGTTTGGCTATAGATGACAGCTTTATTGATCGAAACAGGTGGGTCAAGACTTCTCGAGGAGCAATCATAAATGAAAGTGGAAGTATCATTTTCGAGCGAGGGTTTGTTTCTGCAATCCAAAAAATTTTGGACTTAAAGTTTAACACTATATAA
- the rpmG gene encoding 50S ribosomal protein L33 yields the protein MRDKIKLVSSAGTGFYYTTDKNKRNMPGKMEIKKFDPKVRQHVLFKEAKIK from the coding sequence ATGCGTGATAAAATCAAGTTAGTGTCTTCTGCTGGTACCGGTTTTTACTACACCACAGATAAAAACAAACGTAACATGCCTGGCAAAATGGAGATCAAAAAGTTTGATCCTAAAGTACGTCAGCACGTTTTGTTTAAAGAAGCCAAAATTAAGTAA
- the rpmB gene encoding 50S ribosomal protein L28 produces MSKVCIVTGKRPAVGNNRSHAKNSTRRRFLPNLQTHRFWVESENRFVKLRLTAKGMRIIDKKGIDSVLTDIRANGVKI; encoded by the coding sequence ATGTCCAAAGTATGTATAGTGACAGGCAAGCGTCCAGCGGTAGGTAACAACCGTTCACACGCTAAAAACTCGACTCGTCGTCGTTTTTTGCCAAATCTACAAACCCACCGTTTTTGGGTTGAAAGCGAAAACCGTTTCGTGAAATTACGTTTAACCGCTAAAGGTATGCGTATTATTGATAAAAAAGGTATTGATTCAGTATTAACTGATATCCGTGCCAATGGCGTAAAAATTTAA
- a CDS encoding helix-turn-helix domain-containing protein, whose translation MKDERLVNFGRSVRNVRKLKGLSQEALANLANIDRSYMGHIERGEKNVTLTKIYQIADALDISVSKLLS comes from the coding sequence ATGAAAGACGAAAGACTCGTAAATTTTGGTAGGTCTGTTCGCAATGTGAGAAAGTTAAAAGGGCTTTCACAAGAGGCATTGGCCAATTTGGCAAACATTGATAGAAGTTATATGGGCCATATAGAACGCGGTGAAAAAAATGTGACTTTAACGAAGATTTATCAGATAGCGGATGCACTAGACATTTCAGTGAGCAAACTGCTAAGTTAA
- a CDS encoding VPA1269 family protein — protein sequence MKSYRGPIYSTLDLASKAVTKLNISTEKEYRIRYREDPRLPAHPYRFYVNEWSCWPEFFKTGLQKYQTLEEARAACTKLGIKSGLEYKTRYKEDPRLPSTPMRNYKCDMYAVLNRTKPQPRYRSLKEASKVTQRLGIQTRKDYYLGYQVDAKLRKSPDRTYSKEWVSWSHYLGIVVVEKYETLLKASNASFNLNIKTQKEYKRRYKEDPKLQSNPSREYKDDWVSWKVYLKTAFPIYETIQKASKAAIKLGFRSEWQYHRQYKKDIRLPYSPDKDYAKEWVNWFVFLKQVKPVSKYACLKTASDAAIKLKIQGQSDYYKLYREDPRLPSCPALYYSKLWKGWGEFLNRKKTYYITLKEASDSAISLGIKTGREYGKKFKCDPKLHYDPRNYYLSEWNGFGAFLNTEIHKYKNIREASRATLALGIDSCRSYLKNCKDDNKLPRHPQTFYKVEWQSWNKFLNLPEKYKTLKEASVSAVRLHISSSVEYSHRYKEDPRLYCIPKTHEPNAWIDWRNFLSKEVLLKFNQGWKVATQAFLRTQQGIDTKNSVISKYYDCFFRDSEPTQLPSQMLHRDYQFDVLRYEALISDQASTSQLRFHNIMVLFFDWIIDNYCTDKDEYEELVLPGYRNPLKTLMGNIKMGLPKRVPTESVRPVLPLSIVETARMYLFGNQFSGFKSATHLHNFFEKDWLDIDKKSIDFADDDCAWRIKPESTLQYQIWSPVKAVALYTLLKVPLRGQQILWLDSGEGDDEIPLEVSPNAIKWVKNSLGLSRCRVNKRGFIKKLSDGAEGMFITTNKTSAREGGYSVPYIPHDLALLVIRLRNWQSKYNPLKEMTKWTEVELPRKINERILTARGETAFLFRNPAKPNGDPINTSMAFTRSLPRLLYLIQNGNENLAHIDKGIYRSQYTPHSMRTSLITAYVVDGGVPIHVISKLVGHASIVMTIYYTKIGHGTMRKELCKAEKKALKECVHRLEDTILSDSIEKAKGELYARDSVFLNDVTDSWPKASYQFTDKGICAMGGGGCDTGGTNEYGEADNSPVLIGYLGKRNCVRCRYFITGPAFLGGLGALCNELLLEIKTVSIEQLELQRQADALKDEKYDVEKAGGFFLKTNILRRNEADIEEKTMKLDVFISDFAATQNLMNESRIIMRESNAIDRKLLIAPTSLVEMDFRLEEPGTDFKLLNEICENATIYSTSSASRAIPKRSQMIDRLATQNGLNPLLYRLSEEEQLIVGNQASVLIQSYVSSWQDIEKLFSGELLFDDLDRSNDCKLLSTKFHRLMSSANKVLLEGNI from the coding sequence AAACTGGACTGCAAAAATATCAGACTTTAGAAGAAGCTCGTGCCGCGTGTACCAAATTAGGTATTAAAAGTGGTCTCGAATATAAAACACGGTACAAAGAGGATCCTAGGCTGCCTTCGACTCCTATGAGGAATTATAAATGTGATATGTACGCAGTGCTTAATCGTACAAAACCGCAACCTCGATATAGATCTTTAAAAGAGGCATCTAAAGTAACCCAGCGTCTGGGCATTCAAACGCGTAAGGACTATTATCTCGGTTATCAAGTAGATGCTAAATTAAGAAAGAGTCCGGACCGTACTTATTCGAAAGAGTGGGTTAGTTGGTCGCACTATCTAGGAATTGTTGTAGTTGAAAAATACGAAACTCTACTTAAAGCCTCTAATGCAAGTTTCAATCTCAACATAAAAACCCAAAAAGAATATAAGCGCCGCTACAAAGAAGATCCCAAATTGCAAAGTAATCCATCTAGGGAATATAAAGATGATTGGGTTTCTTGGAAAGTCTACTTAAAAACAGCGTTCCCAATTTACGAGACTATACAAAAAGCCTCCAAAGCGGCAATAAAGCTCGGTTTTCGAAGTGAATGGCAATATCACCGTCAATACAAAAAAGATATTCGTCTGCCTTATTCTCCAGATAAGGACTATGCCAAAGAATGGGTCAATTGGTTTGTATTTTTGAAACAAGTTAAGCCTGTTTCGAAATATGCCTGTTTGAAAACAGCTTCAGACGCGGCGATAAAATTAAAAATACAGGGTCAAAGTGATTATTATAAATTATATCGAGAAGATCCTAGATTGCCCAGTTGTCCAGCGCTTTACTATTCAAAATTATGGAAGGGGTGGGGTGAATTTCTGAATAGAAAAAAAACCTATTACATTACTCTGAAAGAGGCTTCTGATTCTGCTATTTCGCTAGGAATCAAGACAGGAAGAGAATACGGAAAAAAATTTAAATGTGATCCTAAACTACATTATGATCCTCGTAATTATTATTTAAGTGAATGGAATGGGTTCGGCGCCTTCTTAAATACAGAGATACACAAATATAAAAATATTCGTGAGGCATCACGAGCGACCTTAGCTCTAGGTATTGATTCATGTAGGTCATACTTAAAAAATTGTAAAGATGATAACAAATTACCTAGACATCCACAGACGTTTTATAAAGTAGAATGGCAGTCGTGGAATAAATTTTTAAATTTACCAGAGAAATATAAAACTCTCAAAGAGGCTTCTGTCTCTGCAGTCAGATTACATATATCGTCATCTGTAGAATATAGCCACAGGTACAAAGAAGATCCAAGGCTCTATTGCATTCCTAAAACTCATGAGCCTAATGCTTGGATTGATTGGCGTAATTTTCTGAGTAAAGAAGTATTATTAAAGTTTAACCAAGGATGGAAAGTAGCAACCCAAGCCTTTCTAAGAACACAACAAGGGATAGACACAAAAAATAGCGTTATTTCAAAGTATTATGACTGTTTTTTCAGGGATTCTGAGCCTACTCAACTGCCTTCACAAATGCTCCATCGTGATTATCAATTTGACGTATTACGTTATGAAGCTCTAATTTCCGATCAGGCAAGTACTAGCCAGTTGCGGTTTCATAATATCATGGTGCTATTTTTTGATTGGATTATTGATAATTACTGCACAGATAAGGATGAATACGAAGAGCTAGTACTACCGGGATATAGGAACCCTCTTAAAACTCTAATGGGTAATATAAAAATGGGTTTACCCAAAAGGGTGCCGACAGAATCGGTCAGACCGGTCTTACCTTTAAGCATTGTAGAGACTGCAAGGATGTATCTGTTTGGGAACCAGTTTAGTGGATTCAAATCCGCTACGCATCTTCATAACTTTTTTGAGAAAGATTGGTTAGATATCGATAAAAAATCTATTGATTTTGCAGATGATGACTGTGCTTGGAGAATTAAGCCTGAGAGTACACTTCAATATCAGATATGGAGCCCTGTAAAAGCGGTAGCACTTTATACTTTGTTAAAAGTACCTTTGAGAGGCCAGCAGATACTTTGGTTGGATTCTGGCGAAGGCGACGACGAGATTCCTTTAGAAGTATCGCCTAACGCAATAAAGTGGGTCAAAAACTCTCTTGGTTTATCTCGCTGCCGAGTAAACAAGCGAGGTTTTATTAAAAAGTTGAGTGACGGTGCTGAAGGAATGTTTATCACTACGAATAAAACTTCAGCTAGAGAGGGCGGTTACAGCGTACCTTACATCCCGCACGACTTAGCTCTATTAGTTATCAGATTGAGGAATTGGCAGTCAAAATATAACCCTTTGAAAGAAATGACCAAATGGACTGAAGTGGAGCTGCCTAGGAAAATTAATGAGCGAATCCTTACAGCTAGAGGAGAAACGGCGTTTTTGTTCAGAAATCCGGCAAAGCCAAATGGAGATCCGATAAATACAAGCATGGCTTTTACGCGTTCACTACCCCGCTTATTGTATCTAATACAAAATGGAAATGAGAATTTAGCTCATATCGATAAAGGCATTTATAGAAGCCAATATACACCACACTCGATGAGAACAAGTTTGATTACTGCGTATGTTGTTGACGGTGGCGTACCGATACACGTGATATCAAAATTAGTTGGTCACGCCTCTATTGTAATGACTATTTACTATACGAAAATTGGTCACGGAACAATGCGTAAGGAGCTTTGTAAAGCAGAGAAAAAAGCATTAAAAGAATGTGTGCATCGCTTAGAGGACACAATTCTTAGTGACAGCATCGAAAAAGCTAAAGGAGAACTTTATGCGAGAGATAGTGTTTTTTTAAATGACGTTACTGACTCGTGGCCCAAAGCAAGTTACCAATTTACGGATAAGGGAATCTGTGCAATGGGTGGGGGAGGTTGCGATACTGGTGGGACAAACGAATATGGAGAGGCTGATAACTCCCCTGTGTTAATTGGTTATCTAGGAAAGCGAAACTGTGTAAGGTGTCGATATTTCATTACCGGGCCCGCTTTTTTGGGGGGGTTGGGAGCTTTGTGTAACGAACTGCTATTGGAAATAAAGACGGTTTCTATTGAACAGCTAGAGTTACAAAGACAAGCTGATGCTCTGAAAGATGAAAAGTATGATGTCGAGAAAGCCGGAGGCTTTTTTTTAAAGACTAATATTCTAAGACGAAATGAAGCTGATATTGAAGAAAAAACAATGAAGCTTGATGTATTTATTTCAGATTTTGCAGCTACTCAAAATTTAATGAATGAAAGCCGGATTATCATGCGAGAGTCAAATGCTATTGATAGAAAGCTATTAATTGCTCCTACCTCACTAGTTGAAATGGACTTCAGACTAGAGGAGCCAGGTACTGACTTTAAGCTACTCAATGAAATTTGTGAAAATGCAACGATTTATTCCACCTCGAGTGCATCTAGAGCCATTCCTAAACGTTCTCAGATGATAGATAGACTTGCTACGCAGAATGGTCTAAATCCACTCCTATATCGATTGTCAGAAGAAGAGCAACTCATTGTTGGAAATCAAGCGTCTGTTCTTATTCAAAGCTATGTTTCCAGTTGGCAAGATATTGAAAAGTTGTTTAGCGGAGAATTGTTATTTGATGACTTGGATCGCAGTAATGATTGCAAATTATTATCGACAAAATTTCATCGATTAATGAGTTCAGCAAATAAAGTTTTGCTAGAAGGAAATATATAA
- the mutM gene encoding bifunctional DNA-formamidopyrimidine glycosylase/DNA-(apurinic or apyrimidinic site) lyase, which produces MPELPEVEVSRLGISPHLIGQQIKQVVVRHRQLRWLVPEEVHLAEGLIIKNVRRRAKYLFIDTTIGSIILHLGMSGKLRVVNIDTPVIKHDHVDIVLTNGVCLRFNDARRFGACLWQNANEPEMSMIAALGPEPLTDEFDGRRLYDLSRSKSVAVKNFIMDNKVVVGVGNIYANESLFIAGIDPRKAAKKVSKKSYLALGVIIKQVLTKAIEQGGTTLKDFTQADGRPGYFAQHLRVYGRKGKACEVCDSEIQSVTLGQRNTFFCEQCQK; this is translated from the coding sequence ATGCCTGAGTTACCAGAAGTCGAAGTTAGCCGTTTAGGTATCAGCCCACATTTGATCGGTCAGCAAATAAAGCAGGTCGTTGTGCGACACAGACAGTTACGTTGGCTAGTGCCCGAAGAAGTGCATTTAGCCGAAGGGCTTATCATTAAAAATGTACGTCGCCGAGCTAAATATCTATTTATTGATACAACTATAGGTAGCATCATTTTACATTTAGGCATGTCGGGCAAGCTGAGGGTGGTGAATATTGATACGCCAGTGATCAAGCACGATCACGTGGATATCGTATTAACTAACGGTGTGTGCCTGCGCTTTAACGATGCCAGACGTTTTGGAGCGTGCTTATGGCAAAATGCCAACGAGCCTGAAATGAGTATGATAGCGGCCCTCGGGCCTGAGCCCCTCACAGACGAATTCGATGGTCGGCGTTTATATGATCTGTCGCGCAGTAAGAGTGTTGCTGTGAAAAACTTCATTATGGATAACAAAGTGGTGGTTGGTGTAGGCAATATTTATGCTAACGAGTCATTATTCATTGCGGGGATCGACCCGCGTAAGGCCGCGAAAAAGGTCAGTAAAAAAAGTTACTTGGCCTTAGGCGTCATCATCAAGCAAGTATTGACCAAAGCCATAGAGCAGGGCGGTACGACGTTAAAAGACTTTACCCAAGCGGATGGTCGCCCAGGTTACTTTGCACAGCACTTGCGCGTGTATGGGCGTAAAGGTAAGGCCTGTGAAGTGTGCGATAGTGAAATACAATCAGTCACGCTGGGTCAACGGAATACGTTTTTCTGCGAACAGTGCCAAAAATAA
- a CDS encoding glycosyltransferase family 2 protein, whose product MKISVIFTTYNSPLWLEKVLWGFHYQSDKHFELIIADDGSTPDTKACIERFMQQSDLVITHVWQEDQGFQKSRIMNKALLASTCDYVLFTDGDCIPRQDFVQVHKSRAQPGRFLSGGYCKLPMPTSILINQQHIQNGQAFDRNWLIENGVKRSRKLSKLTTLQWKRAIMNSVTPAKSSWNGHNASGWREDIFAVNGFDERMQYGGQDRELGERLINFGVRGIQVRYSAVCLHLEHDHSYVTPEMLARNKAIRAETKTQELTRTAFGIIKD is encoded by the coding sequence ATGAAAATATCCGTTATTTTTACGACTTATAATTCCCCTCTTTGGCTAGAGAAAGTGTTGTGGGGCTTCCATTATCAAAGTGATAAACATTTCGAACTTATCATTGCCGATGACGGCTCAACGCCTGATACCAAGGCCTGTATTGAACGTTTTATGCAGCAGTCTGACTTGGTGATAACCCATGTGTGGCAGGAGGACCAGGGCTTTCAAAAGTCACGCATAATGAACAAAGCATTGTTGGCAAGCACCTGCGATTATGTCTTGTTCACCGATGGCGACTGCATTCCACGGCAAGACTTTGTACAAGTACATAAATCGCGTGCGCAGCCAGGCCGGTTTTTATCCGGAGGTTATTGTAAATTACCGATGCCAACCAGTATTTTGATTAATCAACAGCATATTCAAAACGGCCAAGCTTTTGATCGCAACTGGTTGATTGAGAACGGGGTAAAAAGGAGTCGTAAATTAAGCAAATTGACGACGTTACAATGGAAACGCGCCATCATGAATTCTGTTACTCCGGCAAAATCTAGCTGGAATGGCCATAATGCATCCGGCTGGCGTGAAGATATCTTTGCGGTGAATGGTTTTGATGAGAGAATGCAATACGGTGGTCAAGACAGAGAGCTTGGCGAACGACTAATTAATTTTGGGGTACGGGGAATCCAAGTGCGCTACTCCGCAGTTTGTCTGCATTTAGAGCATGATCACAGCTACGTTACCCCTGAGATGTTAGCCAGAAATAAAGCCATTCGAGCCGAGACAAAAACGCAGGAATTAACCCGTACTGCTTTTGGTATAATAAAAGACTAG
- a CDS encoding LexA family transcriptional regulator, with protein MLKFIPIKASAGIVGFESPAAEYTQLSLDLDQLLIDHPSATYIGFAQGESMKGDGIFSGDLLIVDRAQEIKDQDVVVANLNGVFVCKKIDKVQRCLLSSSKRFPPYFLQEGDDFQIEGVVTRSIRLHRPFKKQL; from the coding sequence ATGTTGAAATTTATTCCTATTAAAGCTTCTGCGGGTATCGTCGGTTTTGAGTCACCTGCGGCAGAATACACACAGCTTAGCCTAGATTTAGACCAGCTACTGATTGACCATCCCTCTGCAACCTATATCGGATTTGCCCAGGGGGAGTCCATGAAAGGCGATGGTATTTTCTCGGGTGACTTATTGATTGTAGACCGCGCGCAAGAAATTAAAGACCAAGACGTGGTGGTGGCTAACCTTAACGGCGTATTCGTGTGTAAAAAAATTGATAAAGTGCAGCGCTGTTTGCTGTCTTCCAGTAAACGATTTCCACCGTACTTTTTGCAAGAAGGTGACGACTTTCAGATAGAGGGCGTGGTGACGCGCTCCATTCGCTTACATCGACCCTTTAAGAAGCAGCTCTGA
- a CDS encoding HNH endonuclease, which yields MTCIYQKRIEFISYIQRLLENTETSSTYKFALLHALADLCIESDISKKPKLKIEVDDLVERIFSLYWQHAKPFKIDSSETNDSKEIISRESILHQSTNKEPTVIKTIRTLKGRGGDNLTVAKKLNEKKWVELFNSAKKSIREGPLWRLQLIENNIVPFLYEHKKGKSYIQLNEGVADSFRFFHDIVVKLVRQGWADKIASIKSNQASLGKSGELADFLFGSKRVSLKYASELLEKIQGGYCFYCEKKIKGDAHVDHFIPLKKYNYDLAHNFVLAHKKCNQDKSSHLALKIFKDKWVAQNLEKYKDKISSKLSSRYMCDPERSRAVADTFYEIADKSNIPLWGDQKS from the coding sequence ATGACTTGTATCTATCAAAAAAGAATTGAATTCATTTCCTATATACAACGTTTGTTGGAAAATACTGAAACATCCTCAACTTATAAATTTGCTTTATTACATGCCTTAGCAGATCTCTGCATTGAGAGTGATATAAGTAAAAAACCCAAACTTAAAATAGAAGTAGATGACTTGGTAGAGAGAATCTTCAGTCTATATTGGCAACATGCCAAACCTTTCAAAATTGATAGTTCAGAAACTAATGATTCCAAAGAGATAATATCTCGTGAAAGCATTTTGCACCAAAGTACGAATAAGGAGCCAACTGTAATTAAAACAATTCGTACACTAAAAGGTAGAGGTGGTGATAATCTGACGGTGGCTAAAAAATTAAACGAAAAAAAGTGGGTTGAGTTATTTAATAGTGCAAAAAAATCCATTAGAGAAGGGCCTTTGTGGCGTTTACAATTAATCGAAAATAACATCGTGCCATTTCTGTATGAGCATAAAAAAGGTAAAAGCTATATTCAGTTGAACGAGGGGGTAGCTGATAGTTTTCGATTTTTTCATGACATAGTCGTAAAACTCGTAAGGCAAGGGTGGGCTGATAAAATTGCATCTATTAAGTCAAATCAAGCTAGTTTGGGAAAGTCCGGCGAGTTAGCGGATTTTTTGTTTGGCAGTAAACGGGTATCTTTGAAGTATGCGTCTGAACTACTGGAAAAAATCCAGGGAGGTTACTGTTTTTACTGTGAAAAAAAAATAAAGGGAGACGCTCACGTCGATCATTTTATACCACTTAAAAAATATAATTATGATTTAGCTCACAATTTCGTGCTTGCTCACAAAAAATGCAATCAAGACAAAAGCAGTCATTTAGCTTTGAAGATATTTAAGGATAAGTGGGTGGCGCAAAATTTAGAAAAGTATAAAGACAAAATATCATCAAAGCTGTCATCAAGATATATGTGTGATCCTGAACGTTCTAGAGCTGTAGCTGATACGTTCTACGAAATCGCAGATAAATCTAATATTCCTCTATGGGGAGATCAAAAAAGTTAG